The following are encoded in a window of Halosolutus halophilus genomic DNA:
- a CDS encoding cytochrome b/b6 domain-containing protein: MTNLDHGKFSRVTTMFHSLLALTVFVLFFTGYSIAFNTELWWLIELMGGNEGVLSIHRLAGFTLILLTGFWVPYMLIRSSSRSNFGEVLPDLRADTAAFVQDVKFALGRADERHPAARQFAGYKADEVPLLSYVGKGVVAIFTIELVLLMLSGLLIWRKTWLIDVYNSQSVVMAFVAFHGLLGVIMLMGVMFHTFEHGFHPAFYPVEMKAFLPKDRTPNFHGDPEEYETTGIERLQLRPSWRWATNVVGVLVVVGIVSFLIASLEYGGYPVPDGLVFGEGSVLRTIGINIGIFVLLLGLVLSMYGNVLRARYMRQRREEPASSTPAADGGETDAQGDRAAANGTDD, from the coding sequence GTGACGAACCTCGACCACGGCAAGTTCTCGCGGGTCACCACGATGTTCCACTCGCTACTGGCGCTGACGGTGTTCGTCCTGTTCTTCACCGGCTACTCGATCGCCTTCAACACGGAACTGTGGTGGCTGATCGAACTGATGGGCGGCAACGAGGGCGTGCTCTCGATCCACCGACTCGCCGGCTTCACGCTGATCCTGCTGACGGGGTTCTGGGTGCCCTACATGCTCATCCGATCGAGCAGTCGATCGAACTTCGGCGAGGTCCTGCCCGATCTCCGGGCCGATACGGCGGCGTTCGTCCAGGACGTCAAGTTCGCGCTCGGCCGGGCCGACGAACGCCACCCGGCCGCCCGCCAGTTCGCCGGCTACAAGGCCGACGAGGTGCCGCTGCTCTCCTACGTCGGCAAGGGCGTCGTCGCCATCTTCACGATCGAACTGGTCCTCTTGATGCTCTCGGGGCTGCTCATCTGGCGGAAGACGTGGCTGATCGACGTCTACAACTCCCAGTCGGTCGTGATGGCGTTCGTCGCGTTCCACGGCCTGCTCGGAGTCATCATGCTGATGGGGGTGATGTTCCACACCTTCGAACACGGCTTCCACCCCGCCTTTTACCCGGTCGAGATGAAGGCGTTCCTACCGAAAGACCGGACGCCGAACTTCCACGGCGATCCCGAGGAGTACGAGACGACCGGGATCGAGCGCCTCCAGCTGCGGCCCTCGTGGCGGTGGGCGACGAACGTCGTGGGCGTGCTGGTCGTCGTCGGCATCGTCAGCTTCCTCATAGCCAGTCTCGAGTACGGCGGCTATCCGGTGCCGGACGGGCTCGTGTTCGGCGAGGGTAGCGTCCTGCGGACGATCGGGATCAACATCGGAATCTTCGTCCTCCTGCTCGGACTCGTGCTCTCGATGTACGGGAACGTCCTGCGAGCGCGCTACATGCGCCAGCGCCGCGAGGAGCCGGCTTCCAGCACGCCCGCCGCCGACGGGGGCGAGACCGACGCCCAGGGGGACCGGGCCGCCGCGAACGGAACCGACGACTGA